One Shewanella sp. MR-4 DNA window includes the following coding sequences:
- a CDS encoding antibiotic biosynthesis monooxygenase family protein — MNPACILRLFGYLRRQGLISIERFQSLTDDGKVLSLSFWDDMASITQWRNQMAHSIAQQTGIVPCLFNSYRIRVAEVVQDYSETVHDVPE, encoded by the coding sequence CTGAATCCTGCCTGCATCTTGAGGTTATTTGGGTATCTTAGGCGTCAGGGGCTGATTTCAATTGAACGGTTTCAGAGCTTAACCGACGATGGCAAGGTGCTAAGCCTGTCGTTTTGGGATGATATGGCCTCTATTACCCAATGGCGTAATCAAATGGCCCACAGCATCGCTCAGCAGACTGGCATTGTGCCTTGCTTATTTAACTCTTATCGCATCCGCGTTGCCGAAGTGGTACAAGACTATAGCGAAACCGTGCACGACGTGCCCGAGTAA
- the mscL gene encoding large-conductance mechanosensitive channel protein MscL, whose product MSLIKEFKAFASRGNVIDMAVGIIIGAAFGKIVSSFVADIIMPPIGIILGGVNFSDLSIVLQAAQGDAPAVVIAYGKFIQTVIDFTIIAFAIFMGLKAINSLKRKQEEAPKAPPAPTKDQELLSEIRDLLKAQQEK is encoded by the coding sequence ATGAGCTTAATTAAAGAGTTCAAGGCTTTTGCGTCCCGTGGCAATGTGATCGATATGGCGGTGGGTATTATCATCGGTGCCGCTTTTGGCAAGATAGTCTCATCCTTTGTAGCCGATATCATTATGCCGCCAATTGGGATCATCTTAGGTGGCGTGAATTTCAGCGATCTGAGCATAGTGTTGCAAGCCGCCCAGGGCGATGCGCCAGCGGTAGTGATTGCTTACGGTAAGTTCATCCAAACCGTTATCGACTTTACCATTATCGCCTTTGCAATTTTTATGGGCTTAAAAGCCATTAACAGCCTAAAACGCAAACAGGAAGAAGCGCCGAAAGCGCCACCTGCGCCTACCAAAGATCAAGAGCTATTATCAGAGATCCGCGATCTGCTTAAAGCGCAGCAAGAAAAATAA
- a CDS encoding LysR family transcriptional regulator, which produces MDLNRVQIFAQVVEQGSFTGAAKALGLTKATVSRKIAELESDTGTQLLFRTTRALKLTEAGSSYYNRINKILSDLQSAENQLSAHQQLIKGNLKIVCPIELGQLFLGPIFAQFLTLYPDITIEAELTNRKVDVIEEGIDLLFQIADSSDTRLQSYSLVNAYKSLMASPSYLAEHGTPKVPQDLAKHKAIRLQSAHIEGAWKLFDGQSWVVIEPVTQLTVNNVTIAREAAIAGLGITAVPSIIAQEAIEKGYLVPLLDDYPMVQTKVVLSYPKRAYLPRKYRVFIEFIYTALFKRWGSQVLEVPEFIGQQEPNNPRST; this is translated from the coding sequence ATGGATCTCAATCGTGTGCAGATATTTGCCCAAGTGGTCGAGCAAGGCAGCTTTACTGGCGCCGCCAAGGCCCTAGGCTTAACTAAGGCCACCGTCAGTCGCAAGATTGCCGAACTGGAGTCCGATACTGGCACCCAATTGTTATTCCGCACGACCCGCGCCCTCAAACTCACCGAGGCGGGATCGAGTTACTACAATCGGATCAATAAGATCTTGAGCGATCTGCAGAGCGCCGAAAATCAGCTCAGCGCCCACCAGCAATTGATTAAAGGCAACCTAAAAATAGTGTGCCCCATCGAGTTAGGCCAATTGTTCCTCGGGCCTATATTCGCCCAGTTTTTAACCCTTTATCCCGATATCACCATTGAGGCTGAGCTCACGAACCGCAAAGTGGATGTAATAGAAGAAGGCATCGATTTGTTATTCCAAATCGCCGACTCGAGCGATACTCGTCTGCAGAGTTATTCCTTAGTTAATGCTTACAAATCATTGATGGCAAGCCCAAGTTATTTAGCCGAGCACGGTACCCCAAAAGTGCCGCAGGACTTGGCCAAGCATAAAGCGATTCGCTTACAGTCGGCACATATTGAAGGGGCGTGGAAGCTGTTTGATGGCCAGTCTTGGGTGGTGATAGAACCCGTCACGCAGCTAACCGTAAACAATGTCACCATTGCCCGCGAAGCCGCCATTGCGGGGCTTGGCATTACGGCCGTGCCGTCGATTATTGCGCAGGAAGCGATAGAGAAAGGCTATTTAGTGCCGCTCCTTGACGATTATCCTATGGTGCAAACCAAAGTGGTGCTCAGTTACCCCAAACGGGCGTATTTACCCCGCAAATATCGTGTCTTCATCGAATTTATCTATACCGCCCTGTTCAAACGCTGGGGTTCACAGGTATTAGAAGTGCCGGAATTTATTGGCCAGCAAGAACCAAACAACCCTCGTTCGACTTAA
- a CDS encoding HlyD family secretion protein, with protein MSKSKLIIAVPLILAAVAGGGYYWWTQVRFIETTDNAYVEADISHVSVKVPGYVVISDVTDNQHVRKGELLAQLEDNQFSAKVSQAEASLGSAKADLQTLAAKVELQHALISQASAGVVAAQADKLRAEQQLTRAKKLKVSNYSSQDDVDQLQAGFDSAAAGLDEAKALLVAKERELAVFNAQLNQAGSVVEQSNAALELAKIQLNDTRVTAPFSGVIGKRGAMVGQYVQPGQALYSLVPDGAVWITANFKETQIQHMQPGQSVQVSLDAFPDKTFTGVIDSLSPASGAKFSLLPAENATGNFTKIVQRIPVRIRLDLSEEEARVVPGLSAVVKVDTASHPTTAIAANVGR; from the coding sequence ATGTCCAAAAGTAAGCTCATCATCGCCGTTCCACTGATACTCGCCGCTGTCGCGGGTGGCGGCTATTACTGGTGGACGCAAGTACGTTTTATCGAAACCACTGACAACGCCTATGTTGAGGCCGATATCTCCCATGTGAGCGTGAAAGTCCCAGGTTATGTGGTGATATCCGATGTGACCGATAACCAGCATGTGCGCAAGGGCGAGTTATTGGCGCAACTTGAAGATAACCAGTTTAGCGCCAAAGTCAGCCAAGCCGAGGCGTCACTCGGCAGTGCTAAGGCCGATCTGCAAACCTTAGCCGCTAAGGTGGAATTACAACATGCGTTGATCAGTCAAGCGAGTGCGGGCGTGGTCGCGGCGCAGGCCGACAAACTGCGCGCCGAGCAACAGTTAACTCGTGCTAAAAAGTTAAAAGTCAGCAACTACAGCTCACAGGACGATGTCGACCAATTGCAAGCGGGTTTTGATTCTGCCGCCGCTGGGCTGGATGAAGCCAAGGCACTGTTAGTGGCTAAAGAGCGTGAGCTTGCCGTGTTCAATGCCCAGCTTAATCAAGCTGGCTCTGTGGTTGAACAGTCGAATGCGGCATTGGAGCTGGCTAAAATTCAGCTTAATGATACCCGCGTAACCGCGCCTTTCTCTGGGGTGATTGGTAAACGCGGCGCCATGGTGGGGCAATATGTGCAGCCCGGCCAGGCACTCTACAGTTTGGTTCCGGATGGGGCTGTGTGGATCACGGCGAACTTTAAAGAAACCCAAATCCAACATATGCAACCTGGGCAGTCGGTGCAGGTCAGTCTCGATGCGTTTCCCGACAAAACCTTTACAGGTGTTATCGATAGTCTGTCGCCGGCGTCCGGAGCCAAATTTAGTCTGCTGCCCGCCGAAAATGCCACGGGTAACTTCACTAAAATCGTGCAACGTATTCCGGTGCGGATCCGTTTAGATCTCTCAGAAGAAGAGGCACGTGTCGTCCCCGGTTTAAGTGCCGTGGTGAAGGTCGATACTGCGTCGCATCCGACGACAGCTATCGCTGCTAACGTCGGTCGCTAA
- a CDS encoding DHA2 family efflux MFS transporter permease subunit yields MSTIAAAPEAIAAGATPSEYERGSRRSWIAVFGGLIGAFMAILDIQITNASMKEIQGSLGATLEEGSWISTAYLVAEMIAIPLSGWLSTGLSVRRYLLWTTAAFIFASILCSISWNLEAMIAFRALQGFFGGALIPLAFRLILEFLPENKRAVGMALFGVTATFAPSIGPTLGGWLTEHFSWHYLFYINVPPGLLVMAMLAYGLEKRPVVWDKLKNADLAGIVTMALGMGCLEVVLEEGNRKDWFGSDLIRNLAIIAAVNLVLFVWIQLKRKDPLVNLRLLGKRDFVLSTIAYFLLGMALFGAIYLIPLYLSQVHDYTPLEIGEVIMWMGFPQLLVLPLVPRLMQRFDGRYLAAFGFFMFALSYYMNSQMTADYAGPQMIASQVVRALGQPFILVPIGMLATAHLKPHENPSASTVLNVMRNLGGAFGIALVATLSDNLARGHFAHVKESLPAVSTQAQDYLNQSASMLQQGGSDPYTASMQAKALLGQTMSQQAYIQAYNDVFLIMGAMLLIAVVAVLLIRKPQGPVAHDAAIE; encoded by the coding sequence ATGAGCACAATTGCTGCGGCACCTGAAGCTATCGCCGCGGGGGCTACACCGAGCGAATATGAGCGTGGTAGTCGCCGTTCGTGGATTGCTGTTTTCGGTGGTTTGATTGGCGCCTTTATGGCGATCCTCGATATTCAAATCACCAATGCCTCGATGAAGGAAATCCAAGGAAGTCTCGGCGCTACGCTGGAGGAAGGCAGTTGGATTTCAACGGCTTATCTGGTTGCCGAGATGATTGCGATCCCGCTCTCGGGTTGGTTAAGCACAGGGCTTTCGGTCAGGCGTTATCTGTTGTGGACCACAGCTGCCTTTATCTTTGCCTCTATTCTGTGTTCGATTTCGTGGAACCTCGAGGCCATGATCGCCTTTCGGGCGTTGCAGGGCTTCTTTGGTGGCGCGCTGATCCCGCTGGCCTTTCGGTTGATCTTAGAATTTTTACCCGAGAATAAACGTGCCGTGGGGATGGCGCTCTTTGGCGTGACTGCGACGTTTGCGCCCTCGATTGGCCCAACCTTAGGTGGTTGGTTAACCGAGCATTTTAGTTGGCATTACCTGTTTTATATCAACGTGCCGCCCGGATTGCTGGTGATGGCAATGTTGGCCTATGGTCTCGAAAAACGCCCTGTGGTGTGGGATAAACTGAAGAATGCCGACTTAGCGGGCATTGTCACTATGGCGCTAGGCATGGGCTGCCTCGAGGTCGTGCTTGAGGAAGGTAACCGCAAGGATTGGTTTGGCTCGGATTTGATCCGCAATCTCGCCATCATTGCCGCGGTGAATTTAGTGCTGTTTGTGTGGATCCAGCTTAAACGTAAAGATCCTTTAGTGAATTTGCGCCTGCTCGGTAAACGCGATTTTGTGCTTTCGACCATAGCTTACTTTTTGCTGGGGATGGCTCTCTTTGGCGCTATCTATTTGATCCCACTTTATTTGTCTCAAGTGCATGATTACACGCCGCTGGAAATCGGCGAAGTCATTATGTGGATGGGGTTCCCGCAGCTCTTGGTATTGCCATTAGTGCCGCGTTTAATGCAACGTTTCGACGGGCGTTATTTAGCCGCCTTCGGCTTTTTTATGTTTGCCCTCAGTTATTACATGAATAGCCAAATGACCGCCGATTACGCAGGGCCGCAGATGATCGCCTCCCAAGTGGTGCGCGCCTTAGGCCAGCCCTTTATCTTGGTGCCCATTGGCATGTTGGCGACGGCCCATTTAAAGCCCCATGAGAATCCTTCGGCTTCGACCGTATTGAACGTGATGCGTAACTTAGGCGGTGCCTTTGGTATTGCGCTGGTGGCGACCTTAAGCGATAACCTTGCCCGCGGTCATTTTGCCCATGTGAAGGAGTCTTTACCAGCGGTCAGCACACAGGCGCAGGACTATTTGAATCAGAGCGCCAGTATGTTGCAACAGGGTGGCTCGGATCCCTATACCGCCTCGATGCAGGCCAAAGCACTATTAGGGCAAACCATGAGTCAGCAGGCCTATATTCAAGCCTATAACGATGTGTTTTTGATTATGGGGGCCATGTTGTTAATTGCCGTGGTGGCTGTGCTGCTTATCCGTAAACCTCAAGGGCCAGTCGCCCATGATGCGGCAATTGAATAA